The following proteins come from a genomic window of Acinetobacter baumannii:
- a CDS encoding winged helix-turn-helix transcriptional regulator, with amino-acid sequence MNEGLKYNVFQQHCPARLFFEKIADKWVLLILNVLEEETQHFNLLKKNIQGISPKVLSQKLKMLERDGFIERKIQNTSPIRVDYSLTSLGQNVASMAFQLKEWAETNIEQVLAAQMTYDEKVLEQA; translated from the coding sequence ATGAATGAAGGTCTAAAATATAATGTTTTTCAACAACATTGCCCTGCTCGTTTATTTTTTGAAAAAATTGCAGATAAATGGGTTTTATTGATTTTAAATGTGCTTGAAGAGGAAACTCAGCACTTCAATTTGCTCAAAAAGAATATACAAGGCATCTCTCCTAAAGTCTTATCACAAAAACTAAAGATGCTAGAAAGAGATGGTTTTATTGAGCGTAAAATTCAGAATACGTCTCCTATTCGTGTTGATTACTCACTCACTTCTCTGGGGCAAAATGTCGCTTCAATGGCGTTCCAATTAAAGGAATGGGCCGAAACCAATATTGAACAGGTTTTAGCAGCCCAAATGACTTATGATGAAAAAGTGCTAGAGCAAGCTTGA
- a CDS encoding APC family permease: MTNLSGTKPTAKLQKNLVLWHIIIIGLAYIQPLTLFDTFGLVSERSGGHVPTSYIFALVAILLTSISYGHMIKRYPSSGSAYTYAQKSIHPNVGFMVGWSSWLDYLLSPLVNIILADIYLRALFPEVNNWLWVIGLTALMTVINLFGARFVARFNSTIVVIQLGVIFYFVYQVYILLTQGVYADGTLNPDKAELWSLTPFWNDMTSISALIGGATVLCFSFTGFDALSSLAEETKDAEKTLPKAIFSTALLAGIIFIVSTYFIQLYFPSNPNIYFKPLDESQPVMVAAIGSIAFKTLVLYFAVVAVMASGISAHAGVSRLMYVMGRDGVINKKLFGHISPRLHTPTYNILIVGVVALSAGFLDLEHIVNLISFGALTAFSFVNFSVISRYALRDGKNKSIKDIINYIIVPTLGFASVFLMWLEIDKLALQIGLAWAVFGVGYLAYKTKGFKYNAPQHNEHE; this comes from the coding sequence TTGACAAACTTATCTGGGACTAAACCAACAGCTAAACTTCAAAAGAATCTTGTGCTTTGGCACATCATTATTATTGGTTTAGCTTATATTCAGCCATTAACTTTATTTGATACTTTTGGTTTAGTATCAGAACGAAGTGGTGGACATGTACCTACTTCTTATATCTTTGCCTTAGTTGCAATTTTATTGACGTCGATCAGTTATGGACACATGATCAAACGCTATCCTTCTTCAGGATCAGCATATACCTACGCCCAAAAGTCAATTCACCCTAATGTTGGTTTTATGGTGGGTTGGTCATCTTGGCTAGACTATCTACTTTCACCACTCGTCAATATCATTTTGGCCGATATTTATTTAAGAGCTTTATTTCCAGAAGTAAATAATTGGCTATGGGTTATTGGCTTAACTGCATTAATGACTGTGATTAACTTATTTGGCGCACGCTTTGTCGCGCGTTTTAACAGTACAATTGTGGTTATTCAACTTGGTGTTATTTTTTACTTTGTTTATCAAGTATATATTCTCCTTACCCAAGGCGTATATGCTGATGGTACGCTTAATCCCGATAAAGCCGAATTATGGTCATTAACTCCTTTTTGGAATGATATGACTTCTATTAGTGCTTTGATTGGTGGTGCAACAGTACTGTGCTTTTCTTTTACAGGTTTTGATGCTTTATCTTCACTTGCAGAAGAAACTAAAGATGCTGAAAAAACGCTTCCAAAAGCGATTTTCTCAACAGCATTGCTTGCAGGTATTATTTTTATCGTAAGCACTTACTTTATCCAGTTGTATTTCCCTAGCAACCCAAACATCTATTTTAAACCGTTAGATGAATCACAACCTGTTATGGTTGCAGCAATTGGCAGCATTGCATTTAAAACATTAGTTTTATATTTTGCTGTAGTTGCAGTAATGGCATCCGGTATTTCAGCACATGCTGGTGTATCTCGCTTAATGTATGTAATGGGTCGTGATGGGGTTATCAATAAAAAGTTGTTTGGTCATATTAGCCCAAGATTGCATACTCCGACTTACAACATTCTTATTGTTGGTGTGGTTGCATTATCTGCTGGCTTTTTAGACCTTGAACATATTGTTAACTTAATTAGTTTCGGGGCCTTAACTGCTTTTAGTTTTGTAAACTTCTCGGTGATTTCGCGCTACGCGCTGAGAGATGGTAAAAACAAATCTATCAAAGATATTATTAATTACATTATTGTACCAACGCTTGGCTTTGCTAGTGTGTTCTTAATGTGGTTAGAAATTGACAAGCTTGCTTTGCAAATTGGCTTAGCTTGGGCAGTGTTTGGGGTAGGTTATCTTGCCTATAAAACCAAAGGCTTTAAATATAATGCTCCTCAACATAATGAGCATGAATAA
- a CDS encoding flavodoxin family protein, protein MSNSNIAVVYFSGYGHTKVVAETFANEINAQLIQIDQEGNITEQDWETLNNAKGIVFGAPTYMGTAPWQFKKFADATSKVWFTRGWQDKVFAGFTNSASLNGDKQVTLIQLQTLASQHGGIWVSLGLLPANTKDATREDVNNLGGSVGLLVQSPSDASVDEVPTGDLETAKVYAKRVQAIVNKIYG, encoded by the coding sequence ATGTCTAATTCTAATATTGCGGTTGTATATTTCTCAGGTTATGGCCACACTAAAGTAGTGGCTGAAACTTTTGCTAATGAAATTAATGCTCAACTTATCCAGATTGATCAGGAAGGTAATATCACTGAGCAAGATTGGGAAACATTGAATAATGCAAAAGGTATTGTGTTTGGTGCGCCGACCTATATGGGTACAGCACCATGGCAATTTAAAAAATTTGCTGATGCAACTTCAAAGGTTTGGTTCACACGTGGTTGGCAAGATAAAGTATTTGCAGGCTTTACGAATAGTGCAAGTTTAAATGGGGATAAACAAGTTACGCTTATCCAGCTGCAAACTTTAGCATCACAGCATGGTGGCATTTGGGTGAGTCTGGGCTTATTGCCAGCGAATACAAAAGATGCAACACGTGAAGATGTAAATAACTTAGGCGGTTCGGTAGGGCTTTTAGTTCAATCGCCTTCGGATGCAAGTGTAGATGAAGTCCCAACAGGGGATTTGGAAACAGCTAAAGTTTATGCAAAACGTGTACAAGCCATTGTAAATAAAATATATGGTTAA
- the lipB gene encoding lipoyl(octanoyl) transferase LipB — translation MSLDKPTLIIRQWNDLQDYQSKFESMKNLTNQRDENTADELWLLQHHKVLTQGQAGKPEHILIPSNIPVVQTDRGGQVTWHGPGQLVAYFMFDLNRLKWNVRTLVSFAEQFMIDVLKKYNIEAYAKPDAPGVYVDGRKIGSLGFKIRRGRSYHGLALNLDCALTGFQTINPCGYAGLEMVRIQDLVTPYPSFEQLCQDFIEYIKATGYFNDPEVKIE, via the coding sequence ATGAGCCTTGATAAACCCACTTTGATTATTCGTCAGTGGAACGATTTACAAGATTATCAAAGCAAATTCGAATCGATGAAGAACCTGACCAATCAACGTGATGAAAATACAGCAGACGAGCTGTGGTTACTCCAGCATCACAAAGTACTAACTCAAGGTCAGGCAGGAAAACCAGAACATATTCTGATTCCATCAAACATTCCTGTGGTACAAACTGACCGTGGTGGACAAGTGACATGGCATGGTCCTGGTCAACTCGTCGCTTACTTTATGTTTGACCTTAATCGACTGAAATGGAATGTACGCACATTGGTCAGTTTTGCTGAACAATTTATGATAGATGTTTTAAAGAAATATAACATTGAAGCATATGCAAAACCTGATGCACCAGGCGTTTATGTGGATGGCAGAAAGATTGGTTCATTAGGCTTCAAAATTCGCCGTGGACGTAGTTATCATGGTTTAGCCCTAAACTTAGACTGTGCTCTAACTGGTTTTCAAACCATCAACCCATGTGGTTATGCAGGGCTAGAAATGGTCCGCATACAAGATTTAGTGACTCCATATCCATCATTTGAACAACTTTGTCAGGACTTTATTGAGTATATTAAAGCTACTGGGTACTTTAATGACCCAGAAGTCAAAATTGAATAA
- a CDS encoding iron-containing alcohol dehydrogenase, with amino-acid sequence MAKPYYEFFCPVKVIAGNAALEHIPFELATLGAKRPLIITDKGVRANGLLNPIEAAFSTTDAVIGHVFDDVPPDSSLEVVRLAAEAYRTNKCDAIIAVGGGSVIDTSKATNILVSEGGDDLLQYSGAHNLPKPLKPFFVIPTTSGTGSEVTMVAVVSDTQKNVKLAFASYYLMPHAAILDPRMTLTLPPHLTAMTGMDALTHCVEAYTCMAANPLSDAYASAGIKKISENLFNVLENPNDSQGRLELAQASTMAGIAFSNSMVGLVHSLGHALGAVAHLPHGLCMNLFLPYVLEYNKQVNGQKIGELLLPLAGADIYAQTPATQRADRAIATILAMRDRLFSLTKLPRTLRETGKVTEAQLDEVAEKALNDGSIIYNPKEASLKDLREILQKAW; translated from the coding sequence ATGGCTAAACCATATTACGAATTCTTTTGTCCTGTAAAAGTCATTGCCGGTAATGCTGCTTTAGAACATATTCCGTTTGAACTTGCGACTTTAGGTGCAAAACGCCCTCTTATCATTACCGATAAAGGCGTTCGTGCAAATGGCTTGTTGAACCCTATTGAAGCTGCTTTTAGCACAACTGATGCAGTCATTGGTCATGTTTTTGATGATGTTCCACCAGACTCAAGTCTTGAAGTTGTTCGACTTGCCGCGGAAGCTTATCGCACAAATAAATGTGATGCGATTATTGCTGTGGGCGGTGGTTCTGTTATCGATACCTCTAAAGCAACTAACATTTTAGTATCAGAAGGTGGAGATGATCTTCTTCAATATTCTGGTGCACACAACCTACCAAAACCATTAAAACCATTTTTCGTCATCCCGACTACATCAGGTACGGGATCTGAAGTGACCATGGTTGCTGTTGTGTCTGATACACAAAAGAATGTTAAACTGGCATTTGCTTCATATTACTTAATGCCACATGCTGCGATTTTAGATCCACGCATGACATTAACTTTACCACCTCACTTAACTGCAATGACGGGTATGGATGCGTTAACACATTGTGTTGAAGCGTACACCTGTATGGCAGCTAACCCGCTTAGTGATGCCTATGCAAGTGCAGGTATTAAAAAAATTAGCGAAAATCTATTTAATGTCTTAGAAAATCCAAATGACTCACAAGGTCGTTTAGAACTTGCACAAGCTTCTACAATGGCAGGTATCGCATTCTCTAACTCGATGGTAGGTCTTGTACACTCATTAGGACATGCATTAGGTGCAGTTGCTCACCTGCCCCACGGGCTGTGCATGAACTTATTCTTACCTTATGTGCTTGAGTACAATAAACAAGTCAATGGTCAGAAAATTGGCGAGTTGCTATTACCACTTGCAGGTGCCGATATTTATGCCCAGACTCCTGCTACTCAGCGTGCAGACAGAGCAATCGCAACTATTTTAGCAATGCGTGATCGTTTATTTAGCTTAACCAAATTACCACGTACCTTACGTGAAACAGGTAAAGTTACTGAAGCACAGCTTGATGAAGTGGCAGAGAAAGCACTAAATGATGGCTCAATTATTTATAATCCTAAAGAAGCAAGCTTAAAAGATCTACGAGAGATCTTACAAAAAGCTTGGTAA
- a CDS encoding YbeD family protein, producing the protein MLDRTPSRELREDLWVFPMDYPIKLIGDAGEELRIAVVDILVKHFPDFDQTTLKVQESRTGKYHSLTAQLRFDELEQVHALYADLAACPQIRTAL; encoded by the coding sequence ATGTTAGACCGCACTCCATCTCGCGAACTCCGTGAAGACCTTTGGGTATTTCCAATGGACTATCCAATTAAACTCATTGGCGATGCGGGTGAAGAATTACGTATAGCTGTCGTTGATATTCTAGTGAAACATTTTCCTGACTTTGACCAAACAACGTTAAAAGTACAAGAATCACGTACAGGCAAATACCATTCATTAACCGCGCAATTACGCTTTGATGAATTGGAACAAGTGCATGCTTTATATGCAGACTTGGCTGCTTGTCCGCAAATAAGAACTGCGCTTTAA